One segment of Anastrepha obliqua isolate idAnaObli1 chromosome 3, idAnaObli1_1.0, whole genome shotgun sequence DNA contains the following:
- the LOC129240294 gene encoding sodium-dependent phosphate transporter 2, translating to MDAYSPDLLWMVVLGFLIAFVLAFGIGANDVANSFGTSVGSGVLTIRQACVLATICEISGAVLIGYKVSDTMRKGILEVGLYEGAEEELMLGCVAALASSAIWLLVATFLKLPISGTHSIVGSTIGFSLVARGTQGLKWSTLATIVGSWFVSPVMSGLVSILLFLAIRKFILRASDPLKAGFRSLPIFYGATFFINVISVVLDGPKLLYMDNIPTWIAICSSIALSLLVALLTQLLVVPIQKRKIAKQLRAQNPVKFNFEDSVESSPSGSPKKNRRPLSLVSDGKQLPAIAEITELVSLTDNSPKTFKLAPYGMNKKSEVTIQNNGYNADGYKINPEIIKKAEDLLGKASLDNTDLTITSLNFIDEQYQNGNGNGMLQHGNRNNNTTGLISNGRSKGSQLQDYFQQGVKSPLLDAKSIEHSDELPQHQQQESKQNKNITQTAMDISTTNNAAPAPVCSSTTPATALPGDATRSIADVVVTKATTTTVEYKAAPTTAKKDLKVVESGSSLEMMISSTLSPNSSKVPLIESKELIHDFKQTDGTPAQSDEESEEVSMLFSFLQILTATFGSFAHGGNDVSNAIGPLIALYMIYREGSVMQKAESPIYILIYGGIGISVGLWLWGRRVIETIGNDLTKITSSTGFTIEVGAAITVLLASKIGLPISTTHCKVGSVVFVGHVSGKGHKPAADIHGKSTLSKEASMEGGAITSSTATTPTINANEICNRMATVSSTTSANALANGSGGMEATVAADGGAVAAVGAVDWHLFRNIAYAWIVTVPVTALLSAGIMFLMCSIVLA from the exons ATGGATGCTTACTCGCCTGATCTACTATGGATGGTCGTGCTCGGTTTTCTGATCGCTTTTGTATTGGCTTTTGGTATTGGCGCTAACGATGTGGCAAACTCTTTCGGAACAAGCGTTGGTTCGGGTGTGCTGACCATAAGACAGGCCTGCGTATTGGCGACAATATGCGAGATTTCAGGAGCAGTTTTAATTG GCTACAAAGTCTCCGACACTATGCGTAAAGGTATTTTGGAAGTTGGTCTCTACGAAGGCGCCGAAGAGGAACTAATGTTGGGCTGTGTCGCTGCGCTGGCAAGCAGCGCTATTTGGTTGCTGGTCGCCACATTTCTCAAATTACCCATTTCGGGTACGCATAGCATTGTTGGTTCAACGATTGGTTTCTCGTTGGTGGCACGCGGCACGCAAGGCCTGAAATGGTCAACATTGGCCACGATTGTAGGCTCATGGTTTGTATCGCCGGTGATGAGCGGTTTGGTGAGCATCCTGCTATTTTTGGCTATACGAAAGTTCATTTTGCGCGCCAGCGATCCATTGAAGGCGGGATTTCGGTCATTGCCGATTTTCTACGGTGCGACATTCTTCATCAATGTAATTAGTGTGGTGTTGGATGGACCGAAGT TGCTTTATATGGATAACATCCCCACCTGGATTGCTATATGTTCGAGTATTGCGCTAAGCTTATTGGTTGCACTCCTCACCCAGCTTCTTGTTGTACCAATTCAAAAACGTAAAATCGCAAAACAGTTACGTGCTCAAAACCCTGTCAAATTCAATTTTGAGGACTCGGTTG AATCCTCACCGTCCGGTAGCCCTAAGAAAAATCGTCGTCCATTATCACTTGTCAGCGATGGCAAACAATTGCCTGCAATTGCTGAAATCACCGAACTCGTCTCGTTGACCGACAATTCGCCAAAAACGTTCAAGTTAGCGCCTTATGGGATGAATAAAAAGAGTGAAGTTACCATCCAGAATAACGGTTATAATGCGGATGGCTACAAGATCAATCCGGAAATCATCAAGAAAGCTGAAGATTTGTTGGGCAAGGCCAGCTTGGATAATACCGATTTGACCATCACAAGTTTAAATTTCATCGATGAACAGTATCAGAATGGCAATGGCAATGGGATGTTGCAACATGGAAATAGGAATAACAATACAACTGGGTTAATATCGAATGGCCGGAGCAAAGGTAGCCAACTGCAGGATTATTTTCAGCAGGGTGTGAAATCGCCACTGTTGGATGCGAAAAG CATTGAACATTCCGACGAGCTTCCACAACATCAACAGCAAGAAagcaagcaaaataaaaatattacacaaaCTGCCATGGACATAAGTACCACCAACAATGCTGCACCCGCACCCGTATGCTCTTCCACTACACCTGCAACTGCGCTACCTGGGGACGCAACCAGATCAATTGCTGACGTTGTAGTTACaaaagctacaacaacaacagttgaGTATAAAGCAGCACCCACAACTGCCAAGAAGGATCTGAAAGTTGTTGAGAGCGGCAGTAGTTTGGAAATGATGATTTCGTCTACTTTGTCGCCAAATTCGAGTAAGGTGCCATTGATTGAAAGCAAAGAGCTGATACATGACTTCAAGCAGACGGATGGTACACCAGCACAGAGTGATGAGGAGTCGGAAGAGGTGTCGatgttgttttcatttttacaaattttaaccgCAACTTTTGGAAGTTTTGCGCATGGCGGAAATGATGTGAG caaCGCTATTGGACCTCTTATTGCATTGTATATGATTTACAGGGAAGGTTCTGTGATGCAGAAGGCCGAAAGTCCCATTTATATTTTGATCTACGGAGGTATTGGTATCTCAGTTGGTCTATGGCTGTGGGGACGACGGGTCATCGAGACAATCGGCAACGATTTAACAAAAATCACTTCTTCGAC CGGTTTCACCATCGAGGTTGGCGCCGCCATCACAGTGCTACTGGCAAGCAAAATCGGGTTACCCATTTCGACGACTCACTGCAAGGTCGGCTCCGTGGTGTTTGTTGGACACGTGAGCGGCAAGGGTCATAAGCCAGCTGCAGATATTCATGGGAAGTCAACACTCTCAAAAGAGGCTTCAATGGAAGGTGGTGCCATTACATCGTCCACTGCTACTACGCCAACAATAAATGCGAATGAAATTTGCAACAGAATGGCGACGGTGTCTTCAACGACAAGCGCAAATGCTTTAGCCAATGGGAGCGGTGGTATGGAGGCGACCGTGGCTGCTGATGGTGGTGCAGTTGCTGCTGTGGGTGCTGTCGATTGGCATTTGTTTAGAAATATCGCCTATGCTTGGATTGTGACCGTGCCGGTCACGGCGCTACTCTCAGCTGGTATAATGTTTCTGATGTGCAGCATTGTTTTGGCCTAA